From Brassica oleracea var. oleracea cultivar TO1000 chromosome C3, BOL, whole genome shotgun sequence, a single genomic window includes:
- the LOC106333356 gene encoding protein MIZU-KUSSEI 1-like, whose amino-acid sequence MVPYQELALQRSFSCYTRNINPETSPARGSHPRSPSSFALIPTNPEHHELFLVPSRRLSSSSSSSSSSIVKVNLRLSYFLRYLINLINLPVCNFLSFPSSSSVSNQIISFVTGGSSSLGKRVTGTLYGHRRGHVTFSVQYGPSSDPVFLLDLAMSTATLVKEMSSGLVRIALECEKRHRSGTNLFHEPKWTMYCNGRKFGYAVSRGGACKESDWRVLNTVSRVTVGAGVIPTAKSIDYASGGGKELGELLYMRGRFERVVGTRDSEAFYMMNPDKNGGPELSIFLLRI is encoded by the coding sequence ATGGTGCCGTACCAAGAGCTCGCTCTGCAGAGAAGCTTCAGCTGTTACACAAGAAATATCAATCCAGAGACCTCTCCGGCGCGTGGCTCTCATCCCCGTTCTCCTTCCTCCTTCGCTTTGATCCCAACCAACCCTGAGCATCATGAACTCTTCCTCGTACCAAGCCGGAGACTCTCCTCCTCGTCTTCTTCTTCCTCTAGCAGCATCGTGAAAGTCAACTTGAGGCTTTCTTACTTCTTACGTTATCTCATCAACCTCATTAACCTACCCGTTTGCAACTTCCTCTCGTTTCCTTCTTCCTCCAGCGTTTCTAACCAGATTATCTCATTCGTCACCGGTGGCTCCTCTTCCCTCGGGAAAAGAGTCACAGGGACGTTGTACGGACACAGAAGAGGCCACGTCACGTTTTCAGTCCAGTACGGTCCGAGTTCCGACCCAGTGTTTCTCTTGGACCTAGCCATGTCAACGGCAACTCTAGTCAAAGAGATGTCGTCTGGACTCGTCAGGATCGCGTTGGAGTGCGAGAAACGTCACCGGTCGGGTACTAACCTTTTCCACGAGCCTAAGTGGACCATGTATTGTAACGGGAGGAAGTTCGGTTACGCGGTGTCGCGTGGCGGCGCGTGTAAAGAGTCGGATTGGCGCGTGTTGAACACGGTATCTAGGGTTACGGTTGGAGCTGGAGTTATTCCGACGGCGAAGAGTATTGATTACGCGTCAGGTGGTGGAAAGGAGCTTGGGGAGTTGTTGTATATGAGAGGTAGATTTGAACGAGTCGTGGGGACTCGTGACTCGGAGGCGTTTTACATGATGAACCCTGACAAAAACGGAGGTCCTGAACTCAGTATTTTTCTTCTTAGAATATAA